In one Stenotrophomonas maltophilia genomic region, the following are encoded:
- the fabV gene encoding enoyl-ACP reductase FabV — protein sequence MVIKPRVRGFICVTTHPTGCDAAVKQQIDYIRARPPIQNGPKRVLVIGASTGYGLAARITAAFGSGAATLGVFFERPGSETKPGTAGWYNSAAFHRYADEAGLYAKSINGDAFSDEVKARTIEMIKADLGQVDQVVYSLAAPRRKHPKTGEVISSTLKPIGEPITLRGLDTDKEVITETTLQPATPEEIAGTVAVMGGEDWQMWIDALADAGVLANGCTTTAFTYVGEEITQAIYWNGSIGAAKKDLDTKVLGLREKLAKIGGDARVSVLKAVVTQASSAIPTMPLYLSLLFKVMKEKGTHEGCIEQLDVLYDILYGGKADGVAIDRLRHDLVDGDGHTVALVDEEGRLRADYKEMAADVQGKVVALWPQVTNENLYEISDLAGYKADFLRLFGFGVEGVDYEADVDPDVKINNLVDMT from the coding sequence ATGGTCATCAAACCGCGCGTCCGCGGCTTCATCTGCGTCACCACCCATCCGACCGGCTGCGACGCCGCCGTCAAGCAGCAGATCGACTACATCCGCGCCCGCCCGCCGATCCAGAACGGTCCCAAGCGCGTGCTGGTGATCGGCGCCTCGACCGGCTACGGCCTGGCCGCCCGCATCACTGCCGCGTTCGGCAGCGGTGCGGCGACCCTGGGCGTGTTCTTCGAGCGTCCCGGTAGCGAGACCAAGCCGGGCACGGCGGGCTGGTACAACTCGGCGGCGTTCCACCGCTATGCCGATGAGGCGGGCCTGTATGCCAAGAGCATCAATGGTGATGCGTTCTCGGATGAAGTGAAGGCGCGCACCATCGAGATGATCAAGGCCGATCTCGGCCAGGTCGACCAGGTCGTCTACAGCCTGGCTGCGCCGCGCCGCAAGCACCCAAAGACCGGTGAAGTGATCAGTTCCACGCTGAAGCCGATCGGTGAGCCGATCACGCTGCGTGGCCTGGATACCGACAAGGAAGTGATCACCGAGACCACTTTGCAGCCGGCGACGCCGGAGGAAATCGCAGGGACCGTCGCAGTGATGGGCGGTGAAGACTGGCAGATGTGGATCGACGCGCTGGCCGATGCCGGCGTGCTGGCCAATGGCTGCACCACCACCGCCTTCACCTACGTTGGCGAAGAAATCACCCAGGCCATCTACTGGAATGGCTCGATCGGCGCTGCCAAGAAGGATCTCGACACCAAGGTGCTGGGCCTGCGCGAGAAGCTGGCGAAGATCGGCGGTGATGCCCGCGTGTCGGTGCTCAAGGCCGTGGTCACCCAGGCGAGCTCGGCCATTCCGACAATGCCGCTGTACCTGTCGCTGCTGTTCAAGGTGATGAAGGAAAAGGGCACCCACGAAGGCTGCATCGAGCAGCTGGACGTGCTCTACGACATCCTCTACGGCGGCAAGGCCGACGGCGTGGCGATCGACCGCCTGCGTCACGATCTGGTCGATGGCGATGGCCATACCGTCGCGCTGGTCGATGAAGAAGGCCGCCTGCGTGCCGACTACAAGGAAATGGCGGCAGACGTGCAGGGCAAGGTGGTTGCGCTGTGGCCGCAAGTGACCAACGAAAACCTGTACGAGATCAGCGACCTGGCCGGCTACAAGGCGGACTTCCTGCGCCTGTTCGGTTTCGGCGTTGAAGGCGTCGACTACGAGGCCGACGTCGATCCGGATGTGAAGATCAACAATCTGGTCGATATGACCTGA